A section of the Pseudovibrio sp. M1P-2-3 genome encodes:
- a CDS encoding polyprenyl synthetase family protein, which translates to MGAVPLTQTKTKEASIQTLVDLVAGDMEKVNQLILSKAGSNVDLIPEIARHLIDSGGKRLRPMLTLAFAKMFDYGSEQGDVILAASVEFMHTATLLHDDVVDESDMRRGKLAARKLWGNQASVLVGDYLLGQAFKMMVDVGSLEALRILSEASAIIAEGEVLQLGAAQDTNTTEAQYMQVIEAKTAALFAAACEVGPEICDQGSKMRQVARKFGMDLGLAFQLVDDALDYGGSAKDLGKDVGDDFHEGKITLPIIYAIQRGTQEDRVFWKRCLEEGDIKDGDLDYAIDLLKSTGALADTIKRARDFGASAIEALDELPDGECKEALRESVEFCIARVS; encoded by the coding sequence GTGGGCGCGGTTCCGTTGACACAGACAAAAACTAAGGAAGCCAGCATTCAAACGCTGGTAGACCTCGTTGCAGGCGATATGGAGAAGGTGAACCAGCTCATTTTGTCAAAAGCTGGGTCTAATGTTGATCTTATTCCCGAAATTGCTCGTCATTTGATTGATAGCGGTGGCAAGCGCTTGCGTCCCATGTTGACATTGGCATTTGCCAAGATGTTCGACTACGGCAGTGAGCAAGGTGATGTGATCTTGGCAGCCAGTGTCGAGTTTATGCATACTGCCACCTTGTTGCACGACGATGTTGTTGATGAAAGTGATATGCGCCGCGGCAAATTGGCCGCCCGCAAGTTATGGGGTAACCAGGCAAGTGTTCTGGTTGGCGACTACTTGCTTGGCCAGGCTTTCAAAATGATGGTGGATGTGGGATCGCTCGAAGCTCTGCGTATTCTCTCCGAAGCCTCCGCGATTATTGCGGAAGGAGAAGTTCTGCAACTGGGTGCCGCTCAGGACACAAATACCACCGAAGCCCAATATATGCAGGTGATTGAAGCCAAAACAGCAGCACTTTTCGCCGCCGCCTGTGAAGTGGGGCCGGAAATATGCGACCAAGGCTCGAAGATGCGCCAGGTCGCCCGCAAGTTTGGCATGGATCTGGGCCTTGCTTTCCAGCTTGTTGATGATGCTTTGGATTACGGTGGTTCTGCTAAAGATCTTGGTAAAGATGTCGGAGATGATTTCCATGAGGGGAAAATCACTCTACCGATCATTTATGCGATCCAGCGCGGTACGCAAGAAGACAGAGTATTCTGGAAGCGCTGCCTTGAAGAGGGCGACATCAAAGATGGAGATCTGGACTATGCCATTGATCTTCTGAAGTCTACAGGAGCCCTAGCGGATACCATTAAACGTGCGCGTGATTTCGGAGCCTCCGCAATCGAAGCTCTGGATGAACTTCCAGATGGAGAGTGTAAAGAGGCTCTACGCGAATCTGTAGAGTTTTGCATTGCACGTGTAAGCTAA
- a CDS encoding putative signal transducing protein — translation MEELLRTNDAVLITFLEAILKDADIAYHIADQHMSILEGSLGFLPRRILVEATRIEEARSLIIDAGLEIELKR, via the coding sequence TTGGAAGAACTATTACGCACAAACGACGCAGTTCTTATTACATTTTTGGAGGCAATTCTTAAAGATGCAGATATTGCCTATCATATTGCCGATCAACATATGAGCATACTGGAAGGCTCTTTGGGTTTCCTTCCTCGCCGAATTCTTGTAGAGGCGACACGTATTGAAGAAGCTCGGTCTCTCATTATTGATGCCGGACTGGAAATTGAACTCAAACGCTAG
- a CDS encoding type I secretion system permease/ATPase, whose product MPRMQQKKKSEISKAFQDIRSTFMGIAILSMVINLLMLTGPLFMLQVYDRVLVSASVPTLVVIAALAFVLFIFYGVLEGIRSRVLLRLGQHLDMTLSAFVYQGSTLQMIRTSGQGTRPIDDLNSIRQFLSGPGPSAIFDLPWMPFYLAIIFMFHWLLGVVALAGTILISCLILASELTSRTPAKQVAHANTSRSNMAENSRKNIEAIEAMGMLPALTKMWSSENNKFLSTQRNASDWSTFFSIGIKTIRLILQSTVLGTGAWLVIHQEASGGVMIAASILTSRAMAPIEVAVGQWKSFVVARQSYGRLLELKPHREKNVEFDLPTPKKSLEVSNLYLAPLGGGMPIVHGINFQLTAGEALGIIGPSGGGKSTLARALVGIIPPTRGSVRFDDAELCQWTPEKIGEFIGFLPQDVQLLDGTIAQNVSRFCDNAASSKIIEAAESAGLHEFIVGLPNGYETRIGHGGFALSGGQKQRLGLARALYGPPFLVVLDEPNSNLDNLGEMSMTKAIRLLRQSGSIVIVIAHRPAAIAAVNKLLFIKEGRATSFGNKDEVMRQVLGTPVERESA is encoded by the coding sequence ATGCCACGCATGCAGCAAAAGAAAAAGTCAGAAATATCGAAGGCCTTTCAGGACATACGTAGTACTTTCATGGGAATTGCCATTTTAAGTATGGTCATCAACCTACTTATGCTAACTGGGCCCTTGTTCATGCTTCAGGTCTATGATCGGGTTCTCGTCAGCGCCTCAGTTCCCACACTCGTGGTAATTGCGGCTCTCGCATTTGTTCTATTCATATTCTATGGAGTTTTGGAGGGCATACGAAGTCGCGTGCTCCTTCGGCTAGGTCAGCATCTTGATATGACCTTATCTGCCTTTGTCTACCAAGGCTCAACCCTTCAAATGATTAGAACCTCCGGTCAAGGCACCCGGCCAATTGATGACCTGAACAGTATTCGGCAATTTCTATCGGGCCCGGGCCCCTCCGCAATTTTTGACCTGCCATGGATGCCATTCTACCTCGCAATCATATTCATGTTCCACTGGTTGCTTGGCGTTGTTGCTCTAGCTGGTACTATTTTGATTTCCTGTTTAATTCTTGCATCCGAGCTGACATCCCGTACCCCAGCCAAACAGGTCGCCCACGCTAACACGAGCCGATCCAACATGGCGGAGAACAGCAGGAAAAATATAGAAGCGATTGAGGCTATGGGTATGCTCCCTGCTCTGACCAAGATGTGGAGCAGTGAGAATAACAAATTCCTGTCAACCCAAAGAAATGCCTCTGACTGGTCCACTTTCTTTTCAATAGGCATCAAAACCATTCGCTTAATTCTCCAATCAACTGTTCTGGGCACTGGAGCCTGGCTGGTTATACATCAAGAAGCCTCCGGCGGTGTTATGATAGCTGCATCCATCCTAACATCCCGAGCAATGGCACCTATTGAAGTTGCCGTAGGGCAATGGAAGTCATTTGTCGTAGCACGGCAGTCATATGGTCGGTTGTTAGAGCTAAAGCCCCACAGGGAAAAAAACGTAGAGTTTGACTTGCCAACTCCCAAAAAATCTCTTGAGGTCAGTAACCTCTACCTAGCTCCCCTAGGTGGAGGCATGCCTATAGTTCATGGGATAAATTTCCAGTTAACGGCTGGTGAGGCTCTAGGCATCATCGGCCCATCAGGAGGTGGTAAATCCACCCTAGCCCGCGCTCTTGTAGGCATCATCCCTCCAACACGGGGGAGTGTCCGCTTTGACGATGCGGAACTTTGCCAGTGGACACCGGAAAAGATTGGCGAATTTATTGGCTTTCTGCCTCAAGACGTCCAGCTTCTGGACGGGACTATTGCTCAAAATGTTTCCCGCTTTTGCGACAATGCCGCCTCGTCCAAAATTATAGAAGCGGCTGAAAGTGCCGGACTACATGAATTTATTGTCGGCCTACCCAATGGTTATGAAACCCGTATTGGCCACGGTGGCTTTGCCTTGTCCGGAGGGCAAAAGCAAAGGCTCGGCTTAGCCCGAGCCCTATACGGACCTCCTTTTCTTGTGGTTCTGGATGAGCCCAACTCCAATCTTGATAATCTGGGTGAGATGTCTATGACAAAAGCAATCCGACTTCTGCGCCAATCAGGCAGCATTGTTATCGTCATAGCTCACCGTCCTGCTGCTATTGCTGCAGTAAATAAACTACTGTTTATTAAAGAAGGGAGGGCCACCAGTTTTGGCAACAAAGATGAAGTTATGCGCCAAGTTCTTGGAACACCTGTTGAGCGGGAGTCCGCATGA
- a CDS encoding AAA family ATPase — MSQISIPSSIEDTLKLLSSKDYIADRSLSTVLHLALRMQRPLFLEGEAGVGKTEVAKVLAGALGRPLIRLQCYEGLDISTAVYEWNYTAQMLEIRLSEASGSADKTELSKSIYSPQFLIKRPVLQALETSKAGAPVFLIDELDRADEAFEAFLLEVLSDNQVSIPELGTFKADEPPITIITSNRTREIHDALKRRCLYHWVDYPEAERELAIIHRKLPQAAKHLSAQVVAFVQHLRAEENLFKAPGVAETLDWATALTELNQVVLDPEVASDTLGALLKYQEDIERIKGSQTHIIVEDIKQKVQMANRSLNPEEL, encoded by the coding sequence ATGTCGCAAATCAGTATCCCTAGCTCCATTGAAGATACTTTGAAGCTGCTGTCTTCAAAGGACTATATTGCCGACCGCTCTTTATCGACAGTCCTTCATTTGGCCTTGAGAATGCAGCGACCTTTGTTCTTAGAAGGAGAAGCGGGTGTTGGGAAAACTGAAGTCGCAAAAGTACTGGCTGGTGCTCTGGGACGCCCTCTCATCCGCTTGCAGTGCTATGAAGGCCTTGATATCTCTACTGCGGTTTATGAGTGGAACTATACCGCGCAAATGCTGGAAATACGATTATCCGAGGCCTCAGGATCAGCCGATAAGACCGAGCTTTCCAAGTCAATCTACTCTCCGCAGTTCTTGATAAAACGTCCAGTTCTTCAAGCACTTGAAACAAGTAAGGCTGGCGCTCCCGTCTTTTTGATTGACGAGCTGGACCGAGCTGACGAGGCTTTTGAAGCATTTTTGCTGGAGGTACTCTCTGACAATCAGGTGAGTATTCCAGAGCTTGGAACATTTAAGGCTGACGAACCGCCCATCACAATTATTACCAGCAACCGAACGCGGGAAATACATGACGCGCTGAAACGGCGATGCCTTTATCACTGGGTAGATTATCCGGAGGCTGAACGGGAACTGGCTATCATTCATCGCAAGTTACCCCAAGCTGCAAAACATCTATCAGCCCAAGTTGTGGCTTTCGTTCAGCACCTTCGTGCCGAAGAGAACCTGTTCAAGGCCCCGGGGGTCGCAGAGACACTGGACTGGGCGACTGCTTTAACGGAACTCAATCAGGTTGTACTTGATCCCGAAGTTGCCTCGGACACTTTAGGTGCTCTTTTAAAGTACCAAGAGGATATAGAACGTATCAAGGGCTCCCAAACACACATCATTGTGGAAGACATCAAACAAAAAGTTCAGATGGCGAACCGTTCCCTTAATCCGGAAGAGCTTTAA
- a CDS encoding HlyD family type I secretion periplasmic adaptor subunit yields the protein MSDKHPELAKLKSNIRSHMFTCLVVVLALLVGIGGWMTMTSISGAVVAPGSIEVETGTKLVQHEEGGIVTKILVQDGDYVKAGQILAQLDGTVVKANLAIINQQLAEQYGAIARLEAQRSNTASPDFSGLEEVAIPQSKKASIIKNEGQLFTASVSSFKSQIGQIKEQINQFYTQIDGFKAEYSSAQKQIDIIGIELKDLQSLLQKGLVKKSQVLSLQRKESELEGSSGDLTARIAKAKQAISERKVQEMQLKEDYSSRVLEKLQEATSKAHQLHEQKITAQDQLVRLDIRAPRAGYVQSLETNTVGGVISHGDVLMKIVPKEDRLIAEVHVAPNDISRIYVGEKARIRIPSFDQKTTPELYAKIINISADTTVNERTGQEYYTAKLSISHEEQLKLKGKRLVPGMPVDAFIQTSDRTVLSYLIKPLQDQASYALRER from the coding sequence ATGAGCGATAAACACCCAGAGCTAGCAAAGCTGAAGTCAAACATCCGCTCCCATATGTTTACCTGCCTCGTTGTTGTTCTTGCCTTGCTTGTGGGTATCGGAGGCTGGATGACAATGACCAGTATTTCCGGTGCAGTTGTCGCTCCTGGATCTATCGAGGTGGAGACAGGGACAAAGCTTGTCCAGCATGAGGAAGGTGGCATAGTTACCAAAATTCTGGTTCAAGACGGTGACTACGTAAAGGCGGGTCAAATTCTTGCTCAACTGGATGGGACTGTCGTAAAGGCAAATCTTGCGATTATTAATCAACAACTTGCCGAGCAGTATGGTGCCATTGCACGCCTTGAAGCGCAGCGGTCCAACACCGCATCACCTGACTTTTCGGGTTTGGAAGAGGTTGCAATTCCACAATCTAAAAAGGCGTCCATAATAAAAAACGAAGGACAGCTATTTACTGCCAGTGTAAGCAGCTTCAAGAGCCAAATCGGCCAGATTAAAGAGCAGATCAATCAGTTCTATACCCAAATTGATGGATTTAAGGCCGAATACAGTTCAGCCCAAAAGCAAATTGATATCATTGGTATTGAACTGAAGGATCTTCAATCACTCCTCCAAAAGGGTTTGGTTAAAAAGTCACAGGTTCTCTCATTACAGCGCAAAGAAAGTGAACTGGAAGGAAGCAGCGGCGACCTTACCGCACGTATTGCAAAAGCCAAGCAGGCAATATCTGAGCGTAAAGTGCAGGAAATGCAGTTGAAAGAGGATTATAGCTCACGGGTGTTGGAAAAGCTTCAGGAAGCAACTTCCAAGGCCCATCAGTTACATGAACAAAAGATTACAGCCCAAGATCAGTTAGTTCGGCTGGACATTCGCGCTCCGCGCGCCGGTTACGTACAAAGTCTGGAAACCAACACAGTCGGTGGTGTCATCAGTCACGGTGATGTGCTTATGAAGATTGTTCCCAAGGAGGATCGATTAATCGCCGAAGTTCATGTCGCTCCAAATGACATCAGCCGTATCTATGTTGGTGAAAAAGCCCGGATCCGTATCCCGAGCTTTGATCAAAAAACAACACCTGAGCTCTATGCAAAGATTATAAACATCTCAGCTGATACAACAGTAAACGAAAGGACAGGCCAAGAGTACTATACCGCCAAACTCAGCATTTCGCATGAGGAACAGCTGAAGTTGAAAGGAAAACGACTAGTCCCAGGGATGCCTGTCGATGCGTTTATACAAACCTCTGATAGAACAGTCCTATCATATCTTATAAAACCATTACAGGATCAGGCAAGTTACGCGCTACGAGAACGGTAG
- a CDS encoding tRNA1(Val) (adenine(37)-N6)-methyltransferase, with protein MPDSRQIMSSSAPSPAQPFQTVTQDKFLGGKIEILQPAKGRHRAGLDAVYLAAVLPEDTKGHVVDLGTGVGTAAFCVASRLPKVACTGVELDEVVLDLAKKSLVLAQNSNFKDRISLIHANITAKGNKRHSSGLLSNMCDHVIMNPPYYADGRFSVTPNAPRASAHALDERGVEPWVKTAKDIVRDGGTLSIVFRADGLNELLKVMGNRFGAIDIIPLRPAPDLPATRILVTAVAASKAPLRLLPGFDIHETKGGAFTQHAEGVLRYGKGLEIPKR; from the coding sequence ATGCCGGATAGTCGCCAGATAATGAGTAGCAGTGCCCCTTCCCCCGCCCAGCCGTTTCAAACCGTGACGCAGGACAAGTTTCTTGGGGGCAAAATAGAAATTCTGCAACCAGCAAAGGGGCGCCATCGGGCAGGACTTGACGCAGTCTATCTAGCAGCTGTTCTTCCCGAAGACACCAAAGGGCATGTGGTTGACCTTGGAACAGGTGTTGGTACCGCCGCATTTTGCGTGGCAAGCCGCCTGCCAAAAGTTGCTTGTACTGGCGTAGAGCTTGATGAGGTGGTGCTGGATTTGGCAAAAAAAAGTTTGGTGCTTGCACAAAACAGTAACTTTAAAGACCGCATTTCCCTCATTCATGCCAATATTACTGCCAAGGGGAACAAAAGGCACTCCAGTGGCCTGTTATCCAACATGTGTGATCATGTGATCATGAACCCGCCCTACTACGCTGATGGCCGTTTTTCCGTAACCCCCAATGCGCCGCGTGCCAGCGCTCATGCACTCGATGAACGCGGAGTAGAGCCCTGGGTTAAAACGGCAAAAGACATCGTCAGGGATGGGGGAACGCTCTCCATAGTCTTCCGGGCTGATGGCCTGAACGAACTATTAAAGGTCATGGGCAACCGGTTTGGTGCAATAGACATCATCCCTCTGCGCCCCGCACCGGACTTACCTGCCACCCGTATACTTGTAACGGCAGTTGCTGCCAGCAAAGCCCCTCTACGCCTTTTACCCGGTTTCGATATTCATGAGACAAAAGGCGGCGCTTTCACTCAACATGCGGAAGGTGTTTTGAGGTATGGAAAAGGGCTGGAAATCCCGAAGCGTTAA